From one Lotus japonicus ecotype B-129 chromosome 3, LjGifu_v1.2 genomic stretch:
- the LOC130744876 gene encoding uncharacterized protein At4g04775-like, which produces MNSQNHEASKNPRLSGRSSTSCPSPSLSCKTCGCGKEVILYRSNSKNNPGKLFWRCPDWKEKGTCGIFEWDKGVAAEDGMQGSSNLNEDINDIMEKRIASLREDVKEIVHRAIIKLCEDMNEKDNKIEMMKMKLETEGLKINVLLFFLGITLAVAVSKFF; this is translated from the exons ATGAATTCTCAGAACCACGAAGCATCGAAGAACCCAAGGCTCAGTGGTCGTTCATCCACATCTTGTCCTTCACCCTCACTTTCATGCAAGACTTGTGGCTGTGGGAAAGAGGTAATTCTCTACCGATCCAATTCCAAGAATAACCCAGGAAAGCTATTTTGGAGGTGCCCTGATTGGAAG GAGAAAGGGACTTGTGGTATTTTCGAATGGGATAAAGGTGTTGCTGCTGAAGATGGTATGCAGGGTTCTTCAAATCTGAATGAAGACATAAATGACATTATGGAAAAAAGGATTGCTAGTTTGAGGGAAGATGTTAAGGAAATAGTGCACAGGGCAATTATTAAGTTATGTGAAGACATGAATGAGAAGGACAACAAAattgagatgatgaagatgaagctggAAACAGAGGGATTGAAGATTAATGTGCTCTTGTTCTTTTTAGGCATTACTTTGGCTGTAGCAGTGTCAAAGTTTTTCTAG